One region of Streptomyces capillispiralis genomic DNA includes:
- a CDS encoding DNA-3-methyladenine glycosylase I: MSDGTAVGDGEAGGEERAAALAGPDGALRCPWALSTPDYVTYHDEEWGRPVHGDDALFERLSLEAFQSGLSWITILRRRPGFRAAFADFGIAAVAEFTDTDRERLLTDTGIIRNRAKIDATLANARVLAGWAPGDLDALIWSHAPDPDGRPAPRALTDVPAVTPESTALSKALKKRGLRFVGPTTAYALMQACGLVNDHLDTCVARGGASGA, translated from the coding sequence GTGAGCGACGGAACCGCCGTGGGTGATGGAGAGGCCGGGGGCGAGGAGCGCGCCGCCGCCCTCGCCGGACCGGACGGCGCCCTGCGCTGCCCCTGGGCCCTGTCCACCCCGGACTACGTGACGTACCACGACGAGGAGTGGGGCCGCCCGGTCCACGGCGACGACGCCCTCTTCGAGCGGCTCAGCCTGGAGGCCTTCCAGTCCGGCCTGTCCTGGATCACCATCCTGCGCCGCCGTCCCGGCTTCCGCGCCGCCTTCGCCGACTTCGGGATCGCCGCGGTCGCGGAGTTCACCGACACCGACCGCGAGCGCCTCCTGACCGACACCGGCATCATCCGCAACCGCGCCAAGATCGACGCGACCCTCGCCAACGCGCGCGTGCTGGCCGGGTGGGCGCCCGGCGACCTGGACGCCCTGATCTGGTCCCACGCCCCCGACCCGGACGGCCGCCCGGCGCCCAGGGCCCTGACCGACGTGCCCGCGGTGACCCCGGAGTCGACGGCCCTGTCCAAGGCCCTGAAGAAGCGGGGCCTGCGCTTCGTCGGCCCGACCACGGCGTACGCGCTGATGCAGGCCTGCGGGCTGGTGAACGACCACCTGGACACGTGCGTGGCACGCGGCGGGGCGTCCGGCGCCTGA
- a CDS encoding DivIVA domain-containing protein produces MVMFLFLVLALAVVVAAVTLAVVGGGANAPLPEAAPEHLWDVLPPDRPVNRADVDDLRFPLAARGYRMADVDDALGRLGAELAERDARIADLESALAGARAAAAHLSMDKPAPRREEEQP; encoded by the coding sequence ATGGTTATGTTCCTGTTCCTGGTCCTGGCGCTCGCCGTCGTGGTCGCCGCGGTGACCCTGGCCGTGGTGGGCGGCGGCGCCAACGCCCCGCTGCCCGAGGCGGCCCCCGAGCACCTGTGGGACGTCCTGCCGCCGGACCGCCCGGTCAACCGCGCGGACGTCGACGACCTGCGCTTCCCGCTCGCCGCCCGCGGCTACCGCATGGCGGACGTGGACGACGCCCTCGGCCGCCTCGGCGCCGAACTCGCCGAGCGCGACGCCCGGATCGCCGACCTGGAGTCCGCGCTGGCGGGCGCCCGGGCCGCCGCCGCCCACCTGTCCATGGACAAGCCCGCCCCGCGCCGGGAGGAGGAGCAACCGTGA
- the folP gene encoding dihydropteroate synthase yields MLRLGRREFAPHERLIMAIVNRTPDSFYDRGATFRDEPALARVEQAVAEGAAIIDIGGVKAGPGEEVTAEEEARRTVDFVAEVRRRFPDVVISVDTWRHEVGEAVCEAGADLLNDAWGGVDPRLAEVAARYGAGLVCTHAGGAEPRTRPHRVTYDDVMADILDVTVGLAERAVALGVPRESVLIDPGHDFGKNTRHSLEATRRLDEMVATGWPVLVSLSNKDFVGETLDRPVKERVLGTLATTAVSAWLGAQVYRVHEVAETRQVLDMVSSIAGDREPAVARRGLA; encoded by the coding sequence ATGCTCAGGCTGGGCAGGCGGGAATTCGCACCGCACGAGCGGTTGATCATGGCGATCGTGAACCGGACCCCGGACTCCTTCTACGACCGGGGCGCCACGTTCCGCGACGAGCCGGCCCTCGCGCGCGTGGAGCAGGCCGTCGCCGAGGGCGCCGCGATCATCGACATCGGCGGGGTGAAGGCCGGACCCGGCGAGGAGGTCACGGCCGAGGAGGAGGCGCGGCGCACGGTCGACTTCGTCGCCGAGGTGCGGCGGCGCTTCCCGGACGTCGTGATCAGCGTGGACACCTGGCGGCACGAGGTCGGCGAGGCGGTGTGCGAGGCGGGCGCGGACCTGCTGAACGACGCCTGGGGCGGGGTCGACCCGAGGCTCGCGGAGGTCGCCGCGCGGTACGGCGCCGGACTGGTGTGCACCCACGCGGGCGGCGCGGAGCCGCGGACCCGTCCGCACCGGGTGACGTACGACGACGTCATGGCGGACATCCTCGACGTGACCGTGGGACTGGCGGAGCGGGCGGTGGCACTCGGCGTGCCCAGGGAGTCGGTGCTGATCGACCCGGGGCACGACTTCGGCAAGAACACCCGGCACAGCCTGGAGGCGACGCGGCGGCTGGACGAGATGGTCGCCACGGGCTGGCCGGTGCTGGTGTCGCTGTCCAACAAGGACTTCGTCGGCGAGACCCTGGACCGGCCGGTGAAGGAGCGGGTGCTGGGGACGCTGGCGACGACCGCGGTGTCGGCGTGGCTGGGGGCGCAGGTGTACCGGGTGCACGAGGTGGCCGAGACGCGGCAGGTGCTGGACATGGTGTCGTCCATCGCGGGGGACCGCGAGCCGGCGGTCGCGCGCAGGGGGCTGGCCTGA
- a CDS encoding TIGR00730 family Rossman fold protein produces the protein MATGNPEGKQQPPEEKRLGPVLRRRGQVQASTTDQRLLDERAPTDWVHTDPWRVLRIQSEFIEGFGTLAELPPAISVFGSARTPADTPEYEAGVRLGRGLVEAGFAVITGGGPGAMEAANKGACEARGISVGLGIELPFEQGLNPYVDIGLNFRYFFVRKMMFVKYAQGFVVLPGGLGTLDELFEALTLVQTQKVTRFPIVLFGTDYWGGLVDWLRHTVIAQGKASEKDLLLFHVTDDVDEAVALVSKEAGR, from the coding sequence ATGGCTACCGGCAACCCCGAGGGGAAGCAGCAGCCGCCGGAGGAGAAGCGGCTGGGCCCGGTCCTCCGCAGGCGGGGCCAGGTGCAGGCGAGCACCACCGACCAGCGGCTGCTGGACGAGCGCGCCCCCACCGACTGGGTCCACACCGACCCCTGGCGGGTGCTGCGCATCCAGTCGGAGTTCATCGAGGGCTTCGGCACGCTCGCCGAGCTCCCGCCCGCCATCAGCGTCTTCGGCTCGGCGCGCACACCGGCGGACACCCCGGAGTACGAGGCGGGCGTCCGCCTGGGCCGGGGCCTGGTCGAGGCCGGCTTCGCCGTGATCACCGGCGGCGGCCCCGGCGCCATGGAGGCGGCGAACAAGGGCGCCTGCGAGGCCAGGGGCATCTCCGTCGGCCTGGGCATCGAGCTGCCCTTCGAGCAGGGGCTGAACCCCTACGTCGACATCGGGCTGAACTTCCGCTACTTCTTCGTCCGCAAGATGATGTTCGTCAAGTACGCCCAGGGCTTCGTGGTGCTGCCCGGCGGCCTCGGCACCCTCGACGAGCTCTTCGAGGCCCTCACCCTCGTCCAGACCCAGAAGGTCACCCGCTTCCCCATCGTGCTGTTCGGCACGGACTACTGGGGCGGCCTGGTCGACTGGCTCCGGCACACGGTGATCGCCCAGGGCAAGGCGTCCGAGAAGGACCTGCTGCTGTTCCACGTCACGGACGACGTGGACGAGGCCGTGGCGCTGGTGTCGAAGGAAGCCGGCCGCTGA
- the dapE gene encoding succinyl-diaminopimelate desuccinylase has product MADTPLDLTLDAARLTARLVDFPSESGSEKPLADAIETALRALPHLTVDRYGNNVVARTRLGRPERVILAGHIDTVPIADNVPSRLDADGTLWGCGTCDMKAGVAVQLRIAATVPAPNRDLTFVFYDNEEVAADLNGLKHVAEAHPEWLEGDFAVLLEPSDGQVEGGCQGTLRVLLKTAGERAHSARGWMGSNAIHAAAPILARLAAYEPRHPVIDGLEYREGLNAVGISGGVAGNVIPDECVVTVNFRYAPDRTEEEALAHVREVFADCGVAEFVVDDHSGAALPGLSHPAAAAFIKAVGGTPQPKYGWTDVSRFSSLGVPAVNYGPGNPHLAHKRDERVDTAKILAGEERLRSWLTA; this is encoded by the coding sequence ATGGCCGACACCCCGCTTGACCTCACGCTGGACGCCGCGCGCCTGACCGCGCGGCTCGTCGACTTCCCGTCCGAGAGCGGCAGCGAGAAGCCGCTCGCCGACGCGATCGAGACCGCCCTGCGCGCGCTGCCGCACCTGACGGTCGACCGGTACGGCAACAACGTCGTCGCCCGTACCCGGCTGGGGCGGCCCGAGCGTGTGATCCTGGCCGGCCACATCGACACGGTGCCGATCGCGGACAACGTGCCCTCCCGGCTCGACGCCGACGGCACGCTGTGGGGCTGCGGCACCTGCGACATGAAGGCGGGCGTCGCCGTCCAGCTGCGCATCGCCGCCACGGTCCCCGCCCCCAACCGCGACCTGACCTTCGTCTTCTACGACAACGAGGAGGTCGCGGCCGACCTCAACGGCCTCAAGCACGTGGCCGAGGCGCACCCCGAGTGGCTGGAGGGCGACTTCGCGGTGCTCCTCGAACCCTCCGACGGCCAGGTGGAAGGCGGCTGCCAGGGCACGCTGCGGGTGCTGCTGAAGACCGCGGGCGAGCGCGCCCACTCGGCGCGCGGCTGGATGGGTTCCAACGCCATCCACGCCGCCGCCCCGATCCTCGCCCGTCTGGCCGCCTACGAGCCGCGCCATCCGGTGATCGACGGCCTGGAGTACCGGGAGGGACTGAACGCGGTCGGCATCTCCGGGGGAGTGGCGGGCAACGTCATCCCCGACGAGTGCGTCGTCACCGTGAATTTCCGCTACGCCCCCGACCGCACCGAGGAGGAGGCCCTGGCCCATGTGCGCGAGGTCTTCGCGGACTGCGGCGTGGCGGAGTTCGTCGTCGACGACCACAGCGGGGCGGCGCTGCCCGGCCTGTCCCACCCGGCCGCCGCGGCGTTCATCAAGGCGGTGGGGGGCACCCCACAGCCCAAGTACGGCTGGACGGACGTCTCCCGCTTCTCGTCCCTGGGCGTTCCGGCGGTCAACTACGGTCCCGGCAACCCCCATCTGGCGCACAAGCGGGACGAGCGCGTGGACACCGCGAAGATCCTCGCCGGGGAGGAGCGGCTGCGGTCCTGGCTGACGGCGTGA
- a CDS encoding heavy metal transporter has product MPEPSPPSKRRGRLFRFGASLVVLLAVAGYLVVQYVTGGRGGPGCKVVSAKGDGATYEFTPEQAVNAATITAVGTARDLPERAVTIALATALQESALRNIDYGDRDSLGLFQQRPSQGWGTPKEIMDPAYASEKFYEHLEEVPGYTRLPLTVAAQKVQRSGFPQAYAKHEPDATLLAAALTGRSAATLTCEGRPAATRAAGADAVRAALVRDFGRDLLEPAGAEVGGPEASSPSAGAPAGSSGSDGRTVTLPVADGEGADAGTRGWQLAHWAVANASELHIRHVSYAGREWTAGNTDSQWRPVDGKNAEDAGGDADAVRITTAG; this is encoded by the coding sequence GTGCCAGAGCCGTCCCCTCCTTCCAAGCGTCGTGGCCGCCTCTTCCGCTTCGGGGCGTCCCTCGTGGTCCTGCTCGCGGTCGCCGGTTACCTCGTGGTGCAGTACGTCACCGGGGGCAGGGGCGGCCCGGGCTGCAAGGTCGTGTCCGCCAAGGGCGACGGCGCGACGTACGAGTTCACGCCCGAGCAGGCGGTGAACGCGGCGACGATCACCGCCGTGGGCACCGCGCGCGACCTGCCCGAGCGGGCGGTGACGATCGCGCTGGCGACCGCGCTGCAGGAGTCCGCGCTGCGCAACATCGACTACGGCGACCGCGACTCGCTCGGTCTGTTCCAGCAGCGTCCGTCGCAGGGCTGGGGCACGCCGAAGGAGATCATGGACCCGGCGTACGCGTCGGAGAAGTTCTACGAGCACCTGGAGGAGGTGCCGGGCTACACCCGGCTGCCGCTCACGGTCGCCGCGCAGAAGGTGCAGCGCAGCGGCTTCCCGCAGGCGTACGCCAAGCACGAGCCGGACGCCACGCTGCTGGCCGCCGCGCTCACCGGCCGCTCGGCGGCCACGCTGACCTGCGAGGGCCGTCCGGCGGCGACCCGGGCGGCGGGTGCGGACGCGGTGCGTGCCGCGCTGGTGCGGGACTTCGGGCGGGATCTGCTGGAGCCCGCGGGCGCCGAGGTGGGCGGGCCGGAGGCGTCCTCGCCGTCCGCGGGCGCACCGGCCGGGTCCTCCGGCTCCGACGGGCGGACGGTGACGCTGCCGGTCGCCGACGGCGAGGGGGCCGACGCCGGCACGCGCGGCTGGCAGCTGGCCCACTGGGCCGTGGCCAACGCCTCCGAGCTGCACATACGGCACGTGTCGTACGCGGGCCGGGAGTGGACCGCGGGGAACACCGACAGCCAGTGGCGGCCGGTCGACGGCAAGAACGCCGAGGACGCGGGCGGCGACGCGGACGCGGTCCGGATCACCACCGCGGGGTAG
- a CDS encoding ATP-binding protein: MSLPLTRRIARAALLVAAGAAAGVGAAGSASAAPELPATPTIGGLTALDGVADNTVDGAAQDVADTTDDADEVAPAAGKTVRKAVPAVKKLPTESLTKGGVPSAKTLPLV; the protein is encoded by the coding sequence ATGTCCCTCCCCCTGACCCGTCGGATCGCCCGTGCCGCGCTGCTCGTCGCTGCGGGAGCGGCCGCCGGGGTCGGTGCGGCCGGTTCCGCCAGCGCGGCTCCGGAGCTGCCGGCCACCCCGACCATCGGCGGGCTGACCGCCCTGGACGGGGTCGCCGACAACACCGTGGACGGCGCGGCGCAGGACGTCGCCGACACCACGGACGACGCCGACGAGGTGGCGCCGGCCGCCGGCAAGACCGTGCGGAAGGCGGTGCCCGCGGTGAAGAAGCTGCCGACGGAGTCCCTCACCAAGGGTGGCGTGCCGTCGGCGAAGACGCTGCCGCTCGTCTGA
- a CDS encoding bifunctional succinyldiaminopimelate transaminase/glutamate-prephenate aminotransferase: protein MSAVSDRLPTFPWDKLEPYKKTAAAHPDGIVDLSVGTPVDPVPEPVQKALVAAADSPGYPTVWGTPELRDALTRWVEHRLGARDVTHRHVLPVVGSKELVAWLPTQLGLGPGDTVAYPRLAYPTYEVGARLARAAYVSYDDPTELDPAGLKLLWLNSPSNPTGRVLSKEELTRTVAWAREHGVLVFSDECYIELGWEADPVSVLHPDVNGGSYDGIVSVHSLSKRSNLAGYRAAFLAGDPAVLGPLLEIRKHGGMMTSAPTQAAVVAALGDDEHVRVQRERYAARRTALREALLGHGFRIEHSEASLYLWATRDESCWDTVAHLAERGILVAPGDFYGPAGEHFVRVALTATDERVRAAVARLTA, encoded by the coding sequence GTGTCCGCAGTCTCCGACCGGCTGCCCACCTTCCCCTGGGACAAGCTGGAGCCCTACAAGAAGACGGCCGCCGCGCACCCCGACGGCATCGTCGACCTCTCGGTCGGCACCCCCGTCGACCCGGTCCCCGAGCCGGTCCAGAAGGCGCTGGTCGCCGCGGCGGACTCGCCGGGGTATCCCACGGTCTGGGGCACCCCGGAGCTGCGTGACGCGCTGACCCGCTGGGTGGAGCACCGGCTCGGCGCCCGGGACGTGACCCACCGCCACGTGCTGCCGGTCGTCGGCTCCAAGGAACTGGTCGCCTGGCTCCCCACACAGCTCGGTCTCGGCCCGGGCGACACGGTCGCCTACCCGCGCCTGGCCTACCCGACGTACGAGGTCGGCGCCCGGCTGGCCCGCGCCGCGTACGTGTCCTACGACGATCCGACCGAGCTGGACCCGGCGGGCCTGAAGCTGCTCTGGCTGAACTCGCCGTCCAACCCGACCGGCCGGGTGCTGTCCAAGGAGGAGCTGACCCGGACCGTCGCCTGGGCCCGCGAGCACGGCGTCCTGGTCTTCTCCGACGAGTGCTACATCGAGCTGGGCTGGGAGGCCGACCCGGTCTCGGTGCTGCACCCCGACGTCAACGGCGGATCGTACGACGGCATCGTGTCGGTCCACTCGCTGTCCAAGCGCTCCAACCTCGCCGGCTACCGCGCCGCCTTCCTCGCCGGTGACCCGGCGGTCCTCGGGCCGCTGCTGGAGATCCGCAAGCACGGCGGGATGATGACGTCCGCGCCGACGCAGGCGGCGGTGGTGGCCGCCCTGGGCGACGACGAGCACGTCCGGGTCCAGCGCGAGCGGTACGCGGCCCGGCGCACCGCCCTGCGCGAGGCGCTGCTGGGCCACGGCTTCCGCATCGAGCACAGCGAGGCCAGCCTCTACCTGTGGGCCACGCGCGACGAGTCCTGCTGGGACACCGTCGCCCACCTCGCCGAACGCGGCATCCTCGTCGCCCCCGGCGACTTCTACGGCCCGGCGGGCGAGCACTTCGTGAGGGTGGCCCTGACCGCCACGGACGAACGCGTCCGGGCGGCGGTGGCCCGGCTGACCGCCTGA
- the fdxA gene encoding ferredoxin yields the protein MTYVIAQPCVDVKDKACIEECPVDCIYEGQRSLYIHPDECVDCGACEPVCPVEAIFYEDDTPEEWKDYYKANVEFFDELGSPGGASKLGLIERDHPFIAALPPQA from the coding sequence GTGACCTACGTCATCGCGCAGCCTTGTGTCGACGTGAAGGACAAGGCGTGCATCGAGGAGTGCCCGGTCGACTGCATCTACGAGGGCCAGCGGTCCTTGTACATCCACCCGGACGAATGCGTCGACTGCGGCGCCTGTGAACCGGTCTGCCCGGTCGAGGCCATCTTCTACGAGGACGACACTCCGGAGGAGTGGAAGGACTACTACAAGGCGAACGTCGAGTTCTTCGACGAGCTCGGCTCGCCCGGCGGCGCCAGCAAGCTGGGGCTGATCGAGCGCGATCACCCGTTCATCGCCGCGCTGCCGCCGCAGGCGTAG
- a CDS encoding GNAT family N-acetyltransferase, which yields MEISAAGRLEVRITTADVGKRVSVRSLIEHGPSGEKFTDTVGVLTSWDNGVLRITRKNGEGVRVAESALVAGKVVPSAPARRRGPAASYEELARVSARAWRPVESERLGEWELRAARGFTRRANSVLPLGDPGVPLDEALTAVRRWYAARGLPAYVQTATGAPGAQELLCAELERRGWVREVTAELWTGPLAPVADLGAEPSGVVLSRHADDAWLARYQRRGVSEVALRVLGSGPSVWFATVPGEEAPAAIGRCVVDGRWAGFAAVEVDPARRRRGLATAVMAALARRALDEGASAAWLQVEDDNAGARALYERMGFAVHHAYHHYRAPESSADTGAGSP from the coding sequence GTGGAAATCTCTGCCGCCGGGCGCCTCGAGGTCCGTATCACCACTGCTGACGTGGGAAAACGGGTCTCCGTCAGGAGCTTGATCGAACATGGTCCCTCGGGTGAGAAGTTCACCGACACGGTCGGTGTTCTCACATCATGGGACAACGGTGTGCTGCGGATCACAAGGAAGAACGGCGAAGGTGTCCGCGTCGCGGAGTCCGCGCTGGTCGCGGGCAAGGTGGTCCCGTCCGCCCCGGCGCGTCGGCGCGGTCCGGCCGCCTCGTACGAGGAGCTGGCGCGGGTCTCCGCGCGGGCGTGGCGGCCCGTGGAGAGCGAGCGGCTCGGCGAGTGGGAGCTGCGGGCCGCGCGCGGCTTCACCCGGCGGGCCAACTCGGTGCTGCCGCTCGGTGACCCGGGTGTGCCGCTGGACGAGGCGCTGACGGCCGTCCGCCGCTGGTACGCCGCGCGGGGCCTGCCCGCCTACGTGCAGACCGCGACCGGCGCTCCGGGCGCGCAGGAGCTGCTGTGCGCGGAGCTGGAGCGGCGGGGCTGGGTGCGGGAGGTGACCGCCGAGCTGTGGACCGGGCCGCTCGCGCCGGTCGCGGACCTGGGCGCGGAACCGTCCGGGGTCGTGCTGTCGCGGCACGCCGACGACGCGTGGCTGGCGCGCTACCAGCGCCGGGGGGTGAGCGAGGTGGCCCTGCGGGTGCTGGGCAGCGGGCCCTCGGTGTGGTTCGCCACGGTGCCGGGCGAGGAGGCCCCCGCCGCGATCGGGCGGTGCGTCGTGGACGGGCGGTGGGCCGGTTTCGCGGCGGTCGAGGTGGACCCGGCACGGCGGCGGCGGGGACTGGCGACGGCGGTGATGGCCGCGCTGGCCCGGCGGGCGCTGGACGAGGGCGCCTCCGCGGCCTGGCTCCAGGTCGAGGACGACAACGCGGGAGCGCGGGCGCTGTACGAGCGCATGGGCTTCGCCGTGCACCACGCGTACCACCACTACCGCGCGCCGGAATCCTCGGCCGACACGGGTGCGGGATCGCCGTGA
- a CDS encoding tetratricopeptide repeat protein: MRRRFAEEARCERPDLSTLCLLLGAEADGALDEAAMDGAQVELDRLAGELPYRPGTPHAWALALRDLLGGRYGFGGGPEDYRRLESSLLHEVLRRRRGLPILLSVVWLEVARRAGAPVYGVALPGHFVVGFGEAEGQVLADPFDGGRVLTGSDAELLVAGAMGAPLDASMLTPADTLDVVLRVLNNIRAWAAARPERSDVSLWAVDLSLLLPTHPARLRYERAQLLVRRGDFRDGARELEAYAEVVAAVDEPAAERVRGQARAALALLN; encoded by the coding sequence CTGCGCCGGCGGTTCGCCGAGGAGGCCCGCTGCGAGCGGCCCGACCTGTCGACGCTGTGCCTGCTGCTGGGCGCGGAGGCGGACGGCGCCCTGGACGAGGCGGCGATGGACGGCGCGCAGGTGGAACTGGACCGGCTGGCCGGCGAACTCCCCTACCGGCCCGGCACACCGCACGCCTGGGCGCTCGCGCTGCGGGACCTCCTGGGCGGGCGGTACGGCTTCGGCGGCGGCCCGGAGGACTACCGGCGGCTGGAGTCGTCGCTGCTGCACGAGGTGCTGCGGCGGCGGCGCGGGCTGCCGATCCTGCTGTCGGTGGTGTGGCTGGAGGTGGCCCGCCGGGCGGGCGCGCCGGTGTACGGGGTGGCGCTGCCGGGGCACTTCGTCGTCGGCTTCGGGGAGGCGGAGGGCCAGGTGCTCGCCGATCCCTTCGACGGGGGCCGGGTCCTGACGGGCTCCGACGCGGAGCTGCTGGTCGCCGGGGCCATGGGGGCGCCGCTGGACGCGTCGATGCTGACGCCCGCCGACACGCTGGACGTCGTCCTGCGCGTCCTGAACAACATCCGGGCGTGGGCCGCGGCCCGTCCGGAGCGCTCCGACGTGTCCCTGTGGGCGGTGGACCTGTCCCTGCTCCTCCCCACGCACCCGGCCCGGCTGCGCTACGAGCGGGCGCAGCTGCTGGTGCGGCGCGGGGACTTCCGGGACGGCGCACGGGAGCTGGAGGCGTACGCCGAGGTGGTGGCCGCGGTGGACGAGCCGGCGGCGGAGCGGGTGCGGGGGCAGGCCCGGGCGGCGCTGGCGCTGCTCAACTAG
- a CDS encoding DUF6113 family protein has product MSGDRTTPLMAQPIRPPSAGRVGAFLGLFLLGAVVAVAGALVQPAWFPGGLLLALAGEAGTVLGAARLMRSRAGGGAVAGGWMLVVILLTAGRPEGDFLFAAGGGSYLFLLGGIAVAVICATLAPGRQPDGRPVRLGK; this is encoded by the coding sequence ATGAGCGGCGACAGGACGACGCCCCTGATGGCGCAGCCGATCCGCCCGCCCTCCGCCGGACGCGTCGGCGCCTTCCTGGGGCTGTTCCTGCTCGGCGCGGTGGTCGCGGTGGCCGGGGCGCTCGTACAGCCCGCGTGGTTCCCGGGCGGACTGCTGCTGGCCCTCGCCGGCGAGGCGGGGACGGTCCTGGGCGCGGCCCGCTTGATGCGCAGCCGTGCCGGTGGCGGGGCGGTCGCCGGCGGCTGGATGCTCGTCGTCATCCTGCTCACCGCCGGCCGCCCGGAAGGCGACTTCCTCTTCGCCGCCGGCGGCGGTTCCTACCTCTTCCTGCTCGGCGGCATCGCCGTCGCTGTGATCTGCGCCACGCTCGCTCCCGGGCGGCAACCGGACGGCCGTCCCGTCCGACTTGGCAAGTGA
- the mshB gene encoding N-acetyl-1-D-myo-inositol-2-amino-2-deoxy-alpha-D-glucopyranoside deacetylase, translating into MTELPDRRLLLVHAHPDDESINNGATMARYAAEGVHVTLVTCTLGERGEVIPPELGHLNGAALGGHRLGELTDAMRALGITDFRLLGGAGRYCDSGMMGLADNDDPGCFWQADVDQAAGLLAEVVREVRPQVLVTYDDNGGYGHPDHIQAHRVAMRAADLAASSGWEIPKVYWNRVPRSVAEASFKRLHDDLPGLPFAAAATVDDVPGVVPDERITTAIDGTTHAAAKAAAMRAHATQITVAEPYFVLSNELAQPLFTTEYYELVRGERSETRESDLFAGITVGDAS; encoded by the coding sequence ATGACGGAACTGCCCGACCGACGCCTGCTCCTGGTACACGCCCACCCGGACGACGAGTCCATCAACAACGGCGCGACCATGGCCCGCTACGCCGCCGAGGGCGTCCACGTGACACTGGTCACCTGCACCCTCGGCGAGCGCGGCGAAGTCATCCCGCCCGAGCTGGGCCACCTGAACGGGGCCGCGCTCGGCGGACACCGGCTCGGCGAGCTGACGGACGCCATGCGCGCGCTCGGCATCACCGACTTCCGGCTCCTCGGCGGCGCCGGGCGGTACTGCGACTCCGGGATGATGGGGCTCGCCGACAACGACGACCCCGGCTGCTTCTGGCAGGCCGACGTCGACCAGGCCGCCGGGCTGCTCGCCGAGGTCGTCCGGGAGGTCCGGCCGCAGGTCCTCGTCACCTACGACGACAACGGCGGTTACGGCCACCCCGACCACATCCAGGCCCACCGCGTCGCCATGCGCGCCGCCGACCTGGCCGCCTCCTCCGGCTGGGAGATCCCCAAGGTCTACTGGAACCGGGTGCCCCGCTCCGTCGCCGAGGCGTCCTTCAAGCGCCTGCACGACGACCTGCCCGGCCTCCCCTTCGCCGCGGCGGCCACCGTCGACGACGTACCAGGCGTCGTCCCCGACGAGCGGATCACCACGGCGATCGACGGCACCACGCACGCCGCCGCCAAGGCCGCCGCGATGCGCGCCCACGCCACCCAGATCACCGTGGCCGAGCCCTACTTCGTCCTCTCCAACGAACTCGCCCAGCCCCTCTTCACCACCGAGTACTACGAGTTGGTACGCGGTGAACGTTCCGAAACGAGAGAGAGCGACCTGTTCGCCGGAATCACCGTGGGGGACGCGTCATGA